The Flavobacterium sp. 1 genome contains the following window.
CCGAGAAATAAAAAAGGAGATCTGCGTTTTTTCAATATTGACACTGGCGCGATCAAAGTTCCCTATTTTGATGAACGTTACAACCTGAAAGCCAGTTTTGACTCCATCCGGTTCAAAATCCAAAATATTGAAATGAGTCATGGCGAACTGCATTTTGACGGCTACAGTTCGATTACCAATTTAAAAGTCAACCATAAAAGAATCGCTAATAAAGACGTAAACATCAAAAATGCCAGATTTGATTTCCGTTTCCTCTTGGGTTCCGATTTTATCTCGATTGACAGCAGTTCAACTTTTCAGTTTAACAAAATAAAAATACACCCTTATCTTTCCTATAATACAGAAGAAGATACGGTTTACAGGCTAAAAATCACCACTCCAAAAATGAAGACGCAGGATTTTATCACTTCGCTTCCCGACGGATTGTTTACCCATTTTCAAGGCATGGAAGCCACGGGAGATTTTGATTATAAATTGGACTTCATGTTCAACAAAAACAGACCGAACACCATTGTTTTCAAAAGTAATGTAAACAAACAAAATGTAAACATAATCAAATACGGGAATATAGACCTTGCCAAATTAAACGGAGAATTTACCTATAGAGCTATCGATAAAGGTGTACTGCAGCGACCTGTTTTTGTAGGCGCAAGTAACCCGTATTACACGCCTTTAGACCAAATTTCTCCTTACTTGCAAAAGTGTGTTTTAACCTCCGAAGACCCTTCTTTTATGTCGCATCATGGTTTTATAAACGAAGCCTTCAAACAGTCGATACTTAAAAACATCCGCACCAAAAAATTCTCCCGTGGAGCAAGTACAATAAGCATGCAATTGGTAAAAAACGTTTTCCTTACCAGAGAAAAAACCTTGTCAAGAAAACTGGAAGAAATTCTGTTGGTATACATCATAGAAAACAACCGAATCACAAGCAAGCAACGTATGCTGGAGGTTTATTTCAATATCATCGAATGGGGCCCAAACGTATATGGAATTGGCGAAGCTGCCGAATTTTATTTCCAGAAAAGACCAGCCGATTTGAATGTGCGCGAATGTTTGTTCCTCGCTACGATAATCCCAAAACCAAAGAAATTCATGTGGCAGTTTGACCAGCAAGGTTTGCAGAAAGCTTATGCTACCAAGCAACAGACATTCCTGAGAAATCTAATGTTTCGCCGAGGTTTATTGGTTCCTGAAGACACTATTGGTTTGTCATCTCCCATAACAATTACTGGCCGTGCTCATTCCTTATTGAACATCAAAGTAAAAGATACAACTGTTATTGATTCTACGACAGTGAAAGAAGAATTTGATTTCTAATTATTTATTTAACCGCTAAGTTCGCAAAGGAAGCGCTATGAACGCAAAGCTTAGCGAACTTTGCGATATTCTTTGCGCACATTGCGGTTAAGCCTTCATTTAAAATTCCTCAGAAAATCTTCCTTATAAGTCGGGGAAACCTCAATTTCAGCACCATCGTTCAAGGTAATAATACCACCTTTATTATAGGATTTCACACAGTTCAAATTGATGATATGGGATTTATGAACTCGGATAAAAGGCAAAGGCAGGATTTCTGAGAAATGCTTTAAAAAACGGCAAACCATTTTCTTATTTCCATTGTGAAGATATAAATCGGTAAAATTACCATTACCGCGAAGGCGAACGATTTCTTCCATTCTAACTACTTCAAAACCTTCCAATGTTGGTAAAATTACCTGCTGTTTTTCGGGTTTTTGTTCCTGAAAATTTTCAACGATTATCTTGTTTCTATTAAAAATTTCCTGATTTAGAATTTGATGATGCACTTTGTTTACCGCCACGATTAATTCTTCAATGCTAATGGGTTTCAGCAAATAGTAGGCTGCGCTTTGATTTAAAGCTTTCAAAGAATACTCCGAAAAAGCCGTTACAAAAATAGTCTCAAAATGCAAATCCTTGCAGGCTTCGAGCACATCAAAAGCATTCCCAAAAGGCATTTCGACATCCAGAAAAACCAATTGTGGCTGTAATTTGTGCAGCAGCGGAACAGCTTCTTTTATATTTTGGGCTTCGCCAATAACCTCCACTTGCGGACAATATTTGCTCAAATAATTCTTAAGCACCTCTCGTGCAGCCAATTCATCTTCGACAATTACGCTTTTTATCTTTTGAAAACTCATCCTATTTTATCAATTAATGGAAAAACAATTTCTACTACAGTTCCTGTTTCCGGCAAGGCTTTCTCAAAAATTTGAAAAGAAATATTCTTTTTGTACAATTCATTAAGCAGACCAATGCGCTCTTTCGTATTGCTCATTCCCCGCGATTCATGCGCTTTTTGATTAATCGTTTTCAGCTCTTGGCTCTTGGTCAAACCAATGCCGTTATCTTCAATACGAATCACCACTTTCCCGTTGGTTAACTGAACCTGCAATTGCAATAATCCTTTGGTGTCCAAATAACGTAATCCGTGCCAAATGGCATTCTCCAAATGAGGCTGAATAATCATATTGGGAACCATTGTTCTTTCTGCATCCAATTCTGGGTCAACGCTTATTTTGAAATCAAACTTATCCTGAAAACGCAAATGTTCTAACTCCAAATACTTTTTCAATTGTTCCAATTCATTGTCCAATGTGATGAAATCCTTGTTGGAATTCTCCATCGTATTTCGCATCAAATTTGAGTAGGAAGTCAAGTATTTATTGGCTTCGCGTTCCTTGTTTTCGGCTATAAACTGGTTAACGCTGTTAAGACTGTTGAAAATAAAATGCGGATTCATTTCACGACGCAACGACTGCAATGCTATTTCTTTGTTCTTGGTTTTAATTGAAAAAAGCGTTTTTACAATCCACAAAAACAGCAATAAAAGCAAACCTATGGAGCCCAAAAGAAAGTAATTAAAAGTATTTGTCTTTGTGATTAGTTCATCTTTCAACGATTTCTCTTTTTCCAATTGGCGAATTTTATCTTCGCTAACCTGAAACGCTTTTGTGTCAATCAAAGTCGTATCCAATTGTACTAATTGATCAAAATTTTGAAGAAATTGATCGTATAACGCCAAACTTTCCTTGTTATTCCCTTTTCTATTGTAATACTGAGTCAACGAAATCAAACTCTTTTTGGCTTCGGCAGAATTTCCTTTTTGCAATGCCAAAGAAAAGGCTTCCTTCAAAGCAGTGACTGCTTTATTCGGATCTTCTTTTTTGAAATAAAGAACTGATAATGACTGCAATTGTTTTATTTGAGTGCTGAAATCCTGATTGGTTTTGGCTTCCGCCAAAAGCTTTTCGTTAATACCAATTGCTTTCTCAAATTGGTTGTCTGAAGCGTAAACTTTGGCAATTTCATTATTAATTTTGATGATTGCTGCCGGTTTTCCTTTTGCGTAAGCGAGCGCCTGATTGTAACTTTCTATCGCAACTTCCTTGTTTTTTTGCTTCAATGAATTCTCAGCTTTTTGAACATAAGCCGCCGAAACTTCTTCTTCTTTATTTTCCTTTTTAAGTAACTCAATATTCGAATTGAGATAACCTACTTGAGCCACCGGACTTGCCGCAGAACGCAAGCGATTGGCGTCATTCGAATTTATTTTTTCAAGGCTTTTATCTTCCGATATATCGCCCGCGACTTCGTAACTCTTAATCGCCGATTTATAGTCTTTCTGGGATTCCTGCACTTTAGCGAGGCATCTCGTTATGCGGGTTACATCATCCGACAGCTTTAATTTGGTGTAACTGGCAATCGCTTTTTTAAAATATTCTTCGGCCTTCGCGTAATCTCCTTTATTTTGAAATTCATTGGCCAACCGCTCATAATTTTGAGCAATCTTCGCTTCGTCATTTACATCCAAAGATTTTTGTAAATCATAGGTTGCCCTACTCATCTTAGAAGCGGACATCGCTTTGCTTTTGGACAAAGAATCCTGCGCCATCGTGCCAAAAGGCAACAACAAACCAAGAAGGAAGAAAAAATATACAGTCAGTAAACGCATTTTTTTTAAGTTTCTAAGCAAATTAATAATAGTTTGGAGCAGAAAGATTTGGTCTTTTTATCAGCATTAGTCCCGCTTTCCGTTACAATCTTGTTTGCCGAACCCCGGCAAACAAGGATTTCCTCTGCAATCGGGGCTAAGAAGAAATATTTAGTCTTTTTAAGCTATTAAGAGGCTAAAACTCCAAGACACTTAGAATCTCAGCAACTTAGAATCTTAGAAACTCCCAAAAAAAATCCACTCTGTAAAGTAAAGTATTTTAAACTCCTTTTACAACTCGTTTCACCAAGTGAAAAGGCCGTTTCACCATTTGTCCAAAAAATGGGTGTTTTTAGTTTCTAAGTTTGATCTGTAATCAACCCTTAAAACTATAAATCATGAAATCGACTCTATTTATCTCGGCGCTTTTGGCAACAACACTTTCTTTCGCAAGCTATAATTCTTCGAATGCAAAACCCATCAAAAATGACACTTGTAGAGAACCAAAAGCAACTGAAAATACCAAAATTCAAGTAGCGCTTTTGTTAGATACTTCCAATAGCATGGACGGATTAATCGATCAAGCCAAATCAAGGCTTTGGAATATTGTAAACACGCTAATTACCCTTAAATATTCCGGTAAAACTCCCGATATCGAAATTGCTTTATATGAATACGGCAATGACGGATTGGCGCAACAATCTAATTATATCAGACAAGTAACGCCTCTCAGCACCGACTTGGACTTGATTTCCGAAAAATTATTTGCTTTAAAAACCAACGGTGGTAACGAATATTGCGGTGCGGTAATCCAAGATGCCACCAAGAAACTGCAATGGGGAAAAGAAAACAGCAATATGAAACTCATTTACATTGCAGGAAACGAGGCTTTCAACCAAGGCGGAATAAATTATAAAGAAGCCATAAGCGATGCGCTGAAAAACGATATTTATGTGAACACTATTTTTTGCGGAAGCAGTATGGAAGGCATTAATACCTTTTGGAAAGACGGTGCCGATTATGGCAAAGGAAAATACTTCAACATTGATTCCAACTTATCTGTTCAATATGTATCAACGCCTTATGACGATCAAATATCCAAATGCAATGTAAAGATAAATAACACCTATATTGGCTACGGATCAAAAGGTTCTTCCAAAAAAATGAACCAAGAAGTGCAAGACAAAAATGCACAAGGAGTTTCATCTGCCAATTATGCCGAACGCGCCGTAAGCAAATCCAAAGCAGTGTACAAAAATGAAAGCTGGGACTTAGTTGACCGCGTAAAAGAAGATCCAAAAGCCATTGCAAAAATAAAAAAAGAAGAATTGCCCACTGAACTTCAAAACAAATCGGAAGCCGAATTGGAAGTGATTGTAACACAAAAAACCAAAGAAAGAGAAACAATCCAAAAAGAAATTGGTGAATTGGCCAAAAAACGCCAGCAATACATCGATGCCGAAACCAAAAAAACAAAGTCACAAGACGATTTGGGAAATGCAATCAGCACTTCAATTGTGTCTCTAGCAAAAGTGAAAGGTTATACTGTAGATAAATAAATATTTATCTTTGGGAAAACTGTAAAGCTATATATCAAAAAAAGAATCCTGTTTATATGAAAAAAACAATCTTCGCTTTTATTTTAATTGGAGTTTTTAGCGCAAGTTTTAGTTGCGTGCATAAAAAAAATGACCTCCAAACAACTAAAGTAACAGAACCTGTTTATTCTTCGGAAGAAAAACTGGAAAGCCAAATAAGCGAAGTTAAACGGTTTGTAAATAGGGATTCAAAATACAACACAGAAATTGGCTTTTTTATAGACATGAGAATTACATCTGGAAAAAAACGCTTTTTCATTTATGATTTAAAAAACAATAAACTGCTTGATAAAGGCTTAGTCGGTCATGGTTCAGGTTCAGAAACGGGAATCTCAGGAAAGCTAAAATTCAGCAATACTAACAATTCACTTTGTACTTCGCTTGGGAAATACTCCATTGGCAATTCGTATAATGGCACTTTTGGAAAAGCATACAAACTATATGGATTAGACAAGACTAACAGTAATGCTTTTGACAGAAATGTAGTTTTACACAAATATTCCAGAGTTCCATTTGAAGAACAAGAAAACGATATCTGCAACAGTTACGGATGTCCAATGGTGAATGAACGCTTCTTTGGGGCAATTGAAAAAATAATTGACAACTCAAAAAAGAAAATCATTCTTACAATTTACTATTGAAAGCCCATCGAAATTTTCGTTATTTGTAATGGGTATCATATAAAAATTAAAACACCAACTTATGTTTAAAAAAACAATACTATCCGCTTTTCTATTGGTTACTGCTTTTGCTTTCGCACAAAAACCAATTTTTACGACTGCCAAAGTAAAATCGGCAATCGTATATTTTAATGCCGCCGAAATTTCGCAAACTACCAATGTAAATTTGCCAATAGGCACGAGTGAAATCGTAATCAAAAATGTCGCAGTTGACCTGAATGAAAATTCGGTTCAAATAGGCGCGCCTGCAACAGTAACTGTTCTTTCTGTCCAATTCACTAATGATTATGTCTCGGAATATGAAATAGATTTGAAATCTCCAGCTTTAAAAAAAGTGAAAGACAGTATTGTTTTGGTACAAAAAGAACTTTTAAAAGTTGGAAATTCCAAAAATGCAGAAACCAAAACACTGACACTGTTAGACAAAAACCAACAGGTTTCAGGAATAAATTCGGGTTTGAATGTAATGGAATTAATGAAAATGGTCGATTATTACAAAGCCAAACAGACAGAAATCGCCAATACCATAAATTCGTTAACCGAAAAAGAGCAAAAACTGAATGAGACCCTTCAAAAACTAAACAACAAACTCGAAGTAGATACGAGCAAAGAAGAGAAAACCTCATCTGGAAAACTAATTGTTCAAGTAATGAATAATTTGGCTGGAGCCATTCCTTTGGACATTACTTATTTGTCAAATAATGCTTCGTGGACACCTTTCTATGATTTACGCACCGAAAGCGTAACCGCACCAATTAATATGATGTACAAAGCGCAGGTCATCCAAAATACTGGAATCGATTGGAAAAAAGTAAAACTGACTTTGTCCAGCGGTATTCCTAACCAGAATAATGAGGCACCTTTACTCAGTTCTTGGTTTTTAAACTACAAAACGAATAACCAATTACAAGAAGTAGTTGTAGTTGGCTATGGTTCTAAGAGAAAAGGAGTAGCGAATCAATTGCAGGGAAGAGTCGCAGGTATTCAAATTGGTAAGGAAGAAATGAATGCACAACCGATAATGGCCGCAGAATCTTCAGTTTCAAACTACACCACCGTTTCTGAAAATCAACTGAATATTTCATTTGATATTGATATCCCTTATGATATTTTATCGAATGGAAAAGTACACAGCGTCTCGCTAAAAGAAATCAAACTTCCAGCATCTTATAAATTTTATGCCGTGCCTAAAGCAGAAAAAGACGCTTTTTTACTGGCACAAATTGCGGATTACAGTAAATACAATCTGTTGAGAGGGGAAGCCAATATCATTTTTGAAGGTATGTATGTAGGTAAGACTTTTATAGAACCGAATCAGACCAGTGACACTTTGAGTTTGAGTATGGGCCGTGATAAAAAAGTGACCATCAAACGTGAAAAAGTGGTCGATCAGTCGGGTACTAAATTTTTGTCTTCCAAAAAAGAACAGACTTTTACCTTTGACATCACCCTAAGAAACAACAAAAAAGACGCAATCGAAATGTTACTGAAAGATCAATATCCGTTGAGTTCTAATAAAGACATTGAAGTTGAATTACTGCAAAGTGACAATGCTAAAATTAACGCTGAAACAGGAATCCTGACTTGGCAGCTACAGATGAAGCCAAATGAAACCAAGAAAATCAGGATCAGTTACAAAGTGCGGTATCCTAAAGATGAGATTATAGAGAATTTATAAAAAAATTAACCCTGTCATCGTTTTGAACACTGACAGGGTTTTTTACGTCATTTAAATTATGGCGCGGGATCAGGAATAACAGCCTGAATAGCATTAATATCATTTAAGATTTCTTTCGACAAAACAATATCAATAGTTGCAATATTTTCTTTAAGCTGTTCCATTGTTGTTGCGCCAATGATACTGCTCGTTACAAAAGACTGCTGCTGTACAAAAGCTAAAGCCAATTCAATCAATGTCAATCCATGTTTATGGGCTATTTCATGATACAATTTGGCAGCTTCTGCACATTTTGCACTGCTGTATCTTGTATATTGTGGAAACAGGCTCAATCTCGCATTTGGATGACTTTCACCTGTCAAAAATTTACCTGATAAAACGCCAAAAGCTAATGGCGAATACGCCAATAATCCCACATTTTCACGAAGACAAACCTCGGCTGAAGCATTTTCGAAAAGGCGGTTCAATAATGAATATGGATTTTGAATGGTTTTAATTCTAGGCAAATTATTGTATTTGCTTTCTTCCAAAAAACGCATTATTCCCCACGGATTTTCATTGGAAACCCCAATGTGCTTTATTTTTCCAGCTTTTATCAAACCATCCAATGTTTCCAGAACTTCGTGGAAATTATCTTCCCAGGCATCGTCTTGAACTTTAAGTCCTCGCTGTCCAAAGCAATTGGTTTTACGTTCCGGCCAATGCAGCTGATAGAGATCTAAATAATCAGTTTGAAGTCGCTGCAAACTTTTATCTAAAGCATATTGAATACTCGCAGGAGAAAAATCCAGCTTTTCACGCATGTAGCCAAAATTAGGATTCGGTCCTGCGATTTTGGAAGCCAAAACTACTTCTTCCCTTCTTCCAGTTTTCTTGAACCAGGTTCCAATGATTTTCTCGGTACTTCCGTACGTTTCTTCTCTGCTCGGAATGGAATACATCTCGGCAGTATCAAAAAAATTAACTCCTTTCTCAAGCGCATAATCCATTTGGGCATGTCCTTCGTATTCAGTGTTTTGCTGTCCAAAAGTCATTGTTCCAAGGCATATTTTACTGACTTTGATATTGGTGTTCGGTAAAGTAGTGTATTTCATTTTTTTTAAGTGGCTAAGATTCTAAGACGCTAAGTTTTTTTTGAATGCAAAGATAAAAATTAGTTAATCGATTGTGGATTGGCCTAACTTAATTTTAATCTAGATTGCGAAATAGCCCACAGATGTAACGGATCAAACAGATTTGCATGGATTTTTTTATTGTGTTTTTTTAAACGCCATAATCAGAATGTGAATTTTGAGTTTAACAAAAAAGGTTCAACGTTTACACGCGAACCTTTTTAAACTTAGTTTCATAGAATCTCAGCAACTCAGTATCTTTCTGCTAAAACTCATTCAGCATTTTTGAAATTTCGTCCAATTTTGGAGTCAGGATAATTTCGATTCTTCGGTTTTTAGCTTTTCCTTCGGCTGTAGTATTACTTGCTAATGGAGAATATTCGCTTCTTCCTGCTGCCGTAAGATTTTGTTTGTTTACTTTTTTGTTCTCGCCCAAAATAGTAACAATAGCTGTTGCTCTTTTGGTCGAAAGATCCCAGTTGTCAGCAATTGGTCCTGAACCTTCATACGGATCATTATCGGTGTGCCCTTCTATCAATACGGAAATATCTGGATTGTCACCCAAAACTTTTCCAACTTCGACAACTGCTTTTTTCCCTTCACTACCTACAGCCCAGCTTCCCGAATTGAAAAGCAGTTTGTTTTCCATAGAAACATAAACTTTACCGTTTTTTTGTTCTACTGTAAGTCCTTTCCCTTCAAAACCATTCAGTGCTTTAGAAAGCGTTTCTTTTAGTTTTTTCATGCTGGCTTCTTTGGCAGCAATTAAATCTTCCAGTTCTTTTAAACGCTGGCTGCTTTCATTTAATTTTTCCTGTTCTAGTGCCAATGCTTTTGCTTTAGCATCCAGTTGCGCCAATAAATCGCGGTTCTTTTTCATATTGGCTTCCAAGGCTTCATCACTGTTTTTTTCTAAAGCTGCATACGAATCCTGCATCACTTTCATTTTGTTCTTGGCTGCTTCATAATCAGCTTGGACTTTGGCCAGATTAGCATTTACATCGTCCAAATTCTTTTTCAGTGCTTCTTTCTCAGATTGCAATTGTGTTTTGGAGGCCAATAAAGCTGCATTCTCGTCTGAAATGGCTCTGTTTTCTTTTTTTAAATCGGCAAACTTGGTTTCTAGTTCATTGTAGATCTTCTTGGAAACGCAAGAAGTTGACAATGCCAATATTAAAAGTCCGATAGAAATTTTTTTAATCATTTTTGTTAAATTTAAATATTTATGTGTAGTATTTTGGGGTAACAGTTCTTGAAATACGGAATGCCCTAACCAGATAAAAGTGGAAATCTTTTGGAACAGATAGCTGGATTAGCTCCTTATAACTTTCATTATTTTCTTTTTCAATTGCCATTGATATTGAAATTATCTCACTCAATTTCAACCAAAACGGGACAATGATCAGAATGCATGGCATCTGGCAATATAACGGCTCTTTTCAGTTTATGTTTTAGGGAATCGCTCACTAAATTGTAATCGATGCGCCAGCCCTTGTTATTCCCGCGGGCTCCCGCACGATAGCTCCACCACGAATATTGATGCGGTTCGCTGTTGAAATGACGAAAACTGTCTACAAAACCAGATTTCATGAATTTATCCAGCCAAGCTCTTTCTTCGGGTAGGAAACCTGATACGTTTTTGTTTCTGATAGGGTCATGAATATCTATCGCCTCGTGGCAAATGTTGTAATCCCCGCAAATAATTAGATTGGGAATGCTTTTTTTGAGTTCGTCTATGTAATTTTGAAAGTTATCCATGTACATAAATTTGTGGCTCAGACGGTCAATATTGGTTCCCGATGGTAAGTATAAACTCATTACAGAGCAGTCATCAAAATCGGCACGAAGGTTTCTCCCTTCGAAATCCATGTGCTGGATTCCTGTTCCATACACCACGTTATTAGGTTTTATTTTGGAAAGAATCGCCACGCCGCTATAGCCTTTTTTGGTGGCTGGATAATAGTATTGGTAAGGATAACCAGCTGCTGCGATGTCAGATACAGGGATTTGTTCTTCAGTAGCTTTGATTTCCTGTAAACAGATAACATCAGGATTG
Protein-coding sequences here:
- a CDS encoding transglycosylase domain-containing protein, giving the protein MKTNKQKFLLASKILGIVIAALLIGFLVFRDELLDQAIDKVSATMKLEYNSEFAIKKASFDGVSGIELDEITLAPKNLDTIFKIQKIKTSVNLWRLLIGDVQLGTLEIKNGYVQLTKKGKIKNFGAFLKKDKNEPVSNKKRDYAEFAYRIISKVLNLVPTDMTLENLVFKLDDNGKKATVNFKKLTLFETKLESSIDVQTNTFAQRWRINGIADPRNKKGDLRFFNIDTGAIKVPYFDERYNLKASFDSIRFKIQNIEMSHGELHFDGYSSITNLKVNHKRIANKDVNIKNARFDFRFLLGSDFISIDSSSTFQFNKIKIHPYLSYNTEEDTVYRLKITTPKMKTQDFITSLPDGLFTHFQGMEATGDFDYKLDFMFNKNRPNTIVFKSNVNKQNVNIIKYGNIDLAKLNGEFTYRAIDKGVLQRPVFVGASNPYYTPLDQISPYLQKCVLTSEDPSFMSHHGFINEAFKQSILKNIRTKKFSRGASTISMQLVKNVFLTREKTLSRKLEEILLVYIIENNRITSKQRMLEVYFNIIEWGPNVYGIGEAAEFYFQKRPADLNVRECLFLATIIPKPKKFMWQFDQQGLQKAYATKQQTFLRNLMFRRGLLVPEDTIGLSSPITITGRAHSLLNIKVKDTTVIDSTTVKEEFDF
- a CDS encoding LytTR family DNA-binding domain-containing protein — protein: MSFQKIKSVIVEDELAAREVLKNYLSKYCPQVEVIGEAQNIKEAVPLLHKLQPQLVFLDVEMPFGNAFDVLEACKDLHFETIFVTAFSEYSLKALNQSAAYYLLKPISIEELIVAVNKVHHQILNQEIFNRNKIIVENFQEQKPEKQQVILPTLEGFEVVRMEEIVRLRGNGNFTDLYLHNGNKKMVCRFLKHFSEILPLPFIRVHKSHIINLNCVKSYNKGGIITLNDGAEIEVSPTYKEDFLRNFK
- a CDS encoding histidine kinase produces the protein MRLLTVYFFFLLGLLLPFGTMAQDSLSKSKAMSASKMSRATYDLQKSLDVNDEAKIAQNYERLANEFQNKGDYAKAEEYFKKAIASYTKLKLSDDVTRITRCLAKVQESQKDYKSAIKSYEVAGDISEDKSLEKINSNDANRLRSAASPVAQVGYLNSNIELLKKENKEEEVSAAYVQKAENSLKQKNKEVAIESYNQALAYAKGKPAAIIKINNEIAKVYASDNQFEKAIGINEKLLAEAKTNQDFSTQIKQLQSLSVLYFKKEDPNKAVTALKEAFSLALQKGNSAEAKKSLISLTQYYNRKGNNKESLALYDQFLQNFDQLVQLDTTLIDTKAFQVSEDKIRQLEKEKSLKDELITKTNTFNYFLLGSIGLLLLLFLWIVKTLFSIKTKNKEIALQSLRREMNPHFIFNSLNSVNQFIAENKEREANKYLTSYSNLMRNTMENSNKDFITLDNELEQLKKYLELEHLRFQDKFDFKISVDPELDAERTMVPNMIIQPHLENAIWHGLRYLDTKGLLQLQVQLTNGKVVIRIEDNGIGLTKSQELKTINQKAHESRGMSNTKERIGLLNELYKKNISFQIFEKALPETGTVVEIVFPLIDKIG
- a CDS encoding VWA domain-containing protein, translating into MKSTLFISALLATTLSFASYNSSNAKPIKNDTCREPKATENTKIQVALLLDTSNSMDGLIDQAKSRLWNIVNTLITLKYSGKTPDIEIALYEYGNDGLAQQSNYIRQVTPLSTDLDLISEKLFALKTNGGNEYCGAVIQDATKKLQWGKENSNMKLIYIAGNEAFNQGGINYKEAISDALKNDIYVNTIFCGSSMEGINTFWKDGADYGKGKYFNIDSNLSVQYVSTPYDDQISKCNVKINNTYIGYGSKGSSKKMNQEVQDKNAQGVSSANYAERAVSKSKAVYKNESWDLVDRVKEDPKAIAKIKKEELPTELQNKSEAELEVIVTQKTKERETIQKEIGELAKKRQQYIDAETKKTKSQDDLGNAISTSIVSLAKVKGYTVDK
- a CDS encoding murein L,D-transpeptidase catalytic domain-containing protein, with the protein product MKKTIFAFILIGVFSASFSCVHKKNDLQTTKVTEPVYSSEEKLESQISEVKRFVNRDSKYNTEIGFFIDMRITSGKKRFFIYDLKNNKLLDKGLVGHGSGSETGISGKLKFSNTNNSLCTSLGKYSIGNSYNGTFGKAYKLYGLDKTNSNAFDRNVVLHKYSRVPFEEQENDICNSYGCPMVNERFFGAIEKIIDNSKKKIILTIYY
- a CDS encoding DUF4139 domain-containing protein; protein product: MFKKTILSAFLLVTAFAFAQKPIFTTAKVKSAIVYFNAAEISQTTNVNLPIGTSEIVIKNVAVDLNENSVQIGAPATVTVLSVQFTNDYVSEYEIDLKSPALKKVKDSIVLVQKELLKVGNSKNAETKTLTLLDKNQQVSGINSGLNVMELMKMVDYYKAKQTEIANTINSLTEKEQKLNETLQKLNNKLEVDTSKEEKTSSGKLIVQVMNNLAGAIPLDITYLSNNASWTPFYDLRTESVTAPINMMYKAQVIQNTGIDWKKVKLTLSSGIPNQNNEAPLLSSWFLNYKTNNQLQEVVVVGYGSKRKGVANQLQGRVAGIQIGKEEMNAQPIMAAESSVSNYTTVSENQLNISFDIDIPYDILSNGKVHSVSLKEIKLPASYKFYAVPKAEKDAFLLAQIADYSKYNLLRGEANIIFEGMYVGKTFIEPNQTSDTLSLSMGRDKKVTIKREKVVDQSGTKFLSSKKEQTFTFDITLRNNKKDAIEMLLKDQYPLSSNKDIEVELLQSDNAKINAETGILTWQLQMKPNETKKIRISYKVRYPKDEIIENL
- a CDS encoding aldo/keto reductase, which produces MKYTTLPNTNIKVSKICLGTMTFGQQNTEYEGHAQMDYALEKGVNFFDTAEMYSIPSREETYGSTEKIIGTWFKKTGRREEVVLASKIAGPNPNFGYMREKLDFSPASIQYALDKSLQRLQTDYLDLYQLHWPERKTNCFGQRGLKVQDDAWEDNFHEVLETLDGLIKAGKIKHIGVSNENPWGIMRFLEESKYNNLPRIKTIQNPYSLLNRLFENASAEVCLRENVGLLAYSPLAFGVLSGKFLTGESHPNARLSLFPQYTRYSSAKCAEAAKLYHEIAHKHGLTLIELALAFVQQQSFVTSSIIGATTMEQLKENIATIDIVLSKEILNDINAIQAVIPDPAP
- a CDS encoding OmpA family protein, encoding MIKKISIGLLILALSTSCVSKKIYNELETKFADLKKENRAISDENAALLASKTQLQSEKEALKKNLDDVNANLAKVQADYEAAKNKMKVMQDSYAALEKNSDEALEANMKKNRDLLAQLDAKAKALALEQEKLNESSQRLKELEDLIAAKEASMKKLKETLSKALNGFEGKGLTVEQKNGKVYVSMENKLLFNSGSWAVGSEGKKAVVEVGKVLGDNPDISVLIEGHTDNDPYEGSGPIADNWDLSTKRATAIVTILGENKKVNKQNLTAAGRSEYSPLASNTTAEGKAKNRRIEIILTPKLDEISKMLNEF
- a CDS encoding exodeoxyribonuclease III; its protein translation is MKIISYNVNGIRAAITKGFIEWLQHANPDVICLQEIKATEEQIPVSDIAAAGYPYQYYYPATKKGYSGVAILSKIKPNNVVYGTGIQHMDFEGRNLRADFDDCSVMSLYLPSGTNIDRLSHKFMYMDNFQNYIDELKKSIPNLIICGDYNICHEAIDIHDPIRNKNVSGFLPEERAWLDKFMKSGFVDSFRHFNSEPHQYSWWSYRAGARGNNKGWRIDYNLVSDSLKHKLKRAVILPDAMHSDHCPVLVEIE